Part of the Betaproteobacteria bacterium genome, CCGACACCGGGGTGGGGGTGGCCAAGGGCCGGTCCGGTCGCTGGTATTTAGTACAGGTACTCGGGAAACACTACGAGCCCACCAAGCGCGTTTCCTCGCGCATGGTGGCCCTTGGTGGCAATTAGCCTGCTAAATCCGCGCGAGTATTCTTTCTAGCGCGGCCCGCATGGGCGCTGGCAAGGTCGCGGGCCGGCGCGTGGTTCTATCCACGTAAACGTGCACGAAGTGGCCTTGCGCCGCCGCGGCTTCGTTCTCGTTCCTGAATAAACCGATCTCATAGCGCACACTGCTGGTGCCCAGTTTCGCCACGCGTAGCCCAGCATGCACATGGTCGGGAAAGGTGACGGGGCTGAAGTACTGGCACATCGTCTCCACCACCAAGCCAATCACCGGGCTCTTGTCGAATTCGAGCACCCCTTGCTCGATCAAGTACTGGTTCACCACCGTATCGAAGTACGAGTAATACACGACGTTGTTCACGTGGCCGTAGACGTCGTTGTCCATCCAGCGTGTGGGAATCAACTGAAAGTGCCGGTAGGCGGAGCGCGATTCGGGTTGGGGTTTGGTAGTCATGATGCCTGAATCATTCATGCGAGTTCGGTCAGTGCATTATCACTTGGCTGGCCAATCGTCATCGCTTGCGGGAGGAACCCACGGCGAGCCTAAGCGCTCGCTGCCAATTCACCGCCAGCATTCCGGCAAGGATGATGATGGCCATGCCCCTGTGTGGTGCGGCCAGGACGATCATGAAGACCAGATGCACCGCGTAGCGTGC contains:
- a CDS encoding acyl-CoA thioesterase, which codes for MNDSGIMTTKPQPESRSAYRHFQLIPTRWMDNDVYGHVNNVVYYSYFDTVVNQYLIEQGVLEFDKSPVIGLVVETMCQYFSPVTFPDHVHAGLRVAKLGTSSVRYEIGLFRNENEAAAAQGHFVHVYVDRTTRRPATLPAPMRAALERILARI